A window of Macrotis lagotis isolate mMagLag1 chromosome 1, bilby.v1.9.chrom.fasta, whole genome shotgun sequence genomic DNA:
TTATATTACAAATAGCAAaagtatgtgtgtgcatacaaaTTTATACATACTAGGTATATTCAGTGACAGGAGACAGAGGAGTTAGAACTGTGCCTCACATCTTATTTCACAATATTTCATAAACTGTGTGCTGCCAATAAGCTTGTGCCTGTGCTACCTTTATTAGGCTCATAATGGGAAAATTTTGTCTCTTATGCTGTTCTTGCCTCCCTGGTCAAGAAAACCTCCACATTCACTGATATGtatcaatttgattttaataatagCAGTAATTTATAGGACAAATTtgtcagaaggaagaaaaaaaaggaaaaatatgtttacatgattatatatttaaaaggaaatgcAAGTTGTACAAAATttatttgcagttttcttttaaatatattaaaatatagaaatacttGCTTTGTTtgataaaagtaaaagtaattttttagaaagtGATCATGATACTGATATGAACAAATCCATCCTTCATTGACTCAGGGAAATTTTTTCTATTGAATCAGGTATGTTTGCATATTTTACAAACAGTTCAGCCCAAATTTCCATTGGTTTCTGATTTCTCCAGGGacattaaaaatgtttcttgtaaTGCAACTTGGAGAAAAGGCCAGGATGAACTAAGAGTCTGAATCAGTGTCCTGATTGCCTACCAAGCTAAATTTTCAAATAGGAAAACAACATAATGGGatgcatacatacattcatacatacatatatatccttaTGATTTTGAGCAGGTAGTCAATGAAAACATTATCCCAAAGACTCAGTTAATTCACGTATAAAATTATTGACTCAATGTTTTTTGTCGACACTTACCATTTTGTAGCAACTGACTCCATCAAAGACTTCATACTCATCCAGTCTTCTTCCTTTGCTAAAACCTGTCCTTTGGACTTTAGGTGAAAAAGTGAAATGATACAGATGTGGATGGAAAAGAATCAGACTTTTGGTAGAGATTTCATCCTATTAGGATTGTTGGACCCAAACCATTATGGAATTCTATTCTTAACACTTATTTTCATCATGTTTATGGTGGCAATTAAGGGAAACACAGTCTTGATTCTTCTTATCCACACTGACATGCGCCTCCACACTCCAATGTACTTCTTTCTCAGCCATCTCTCATTAATGGATATCTTGAACATCTCCAACATCATTCCCAGGATGATCAGTAACTTCCTATATGGCAGGAAATCCATCACATTTGCAGGTTGTGggttccaaattttcctctataTCGTCGTCATGAGTGCTGAGTGCCTTATTCTCGCAGTCATGTCCTATGATCGCTATGTAGCCATCTGCCACCCACTGCGCTATCCCATCCTTATGAGCCACCGAATCAGTGTCATTCTGGCTGCTGGATGCTGGCTTGGGGCAACAATCAATTCTACAATTCATACAATTTATGTATTGCAGCTCCCTTTCTGTGGCACCAGGgccattgatcattttttctgtGAAGTTCCAGCATTGTTGAAACTCTCCTGTGTTGACACATCACAATATGAAGGAGGAGTCTCTGTGGCTGCTGTATTCTTTCTCCTAATTCCCTTTTCCAGTATCCTTGCCTCTTATGGTCATATTCTCCGAACTGTGCTTCATATTAAGTCAATGGAGGCACAGAGAAAAGCCTTCTCCACTTGTTCCTCACATCTGGTTGTGGTTGTGATATACTATGGATCCTTTGCCTTTACATACATGAGACCAAAGTCCTATCATACTCCAGGTCAGGACAAGGTCTTAGCTATCTCATATACTATTCTCACTCCAATGCTCAACCCTCTCATTTACAGTCTCAGAAATAAAGATGTCTTATGTGCTCTAAAGaaggttttagaaaaatcacatattcacagaaatgaaaattcatttaaaattagatTGAATGCTCATGGATGACCTATTAAAAATGTGTGGAAATTATTCCAGGTATCATCCATGAATTTCCTGGAGAGAATGGTTGACCACAAAAATGATGCTTCTTATTACATTTATtggttatttgtttgtttgttttgcaagacaacaggattaagtaactttcccaaggtcacatagttaagtaaacATCAAGTGACTAAGGGCAGATTTAAActtatgtcctcctgattccagagctggtgctctatccattagacAGCCCAATTGCCCCTTAATGCCTTCAAATAGAGAACACAATCAACTCAATCAATTCAAATATTTGCCTCTACAAGAAAAATCTCTATACCATTctatttatttgttgaattcattTTGTGACTTGTGGTATAATATATACCAAGAATAATGCTATTGATTAATGTTTCAATTTCTCCATTAGACGACCATCTCATATGTAGAGGGAAGGAACCAATGCCaacattataaataaaatcttagccaaTTGATGACAGCAAGTTATCACtcagataatacattatgacaaaGTGGGATTTGGTGATGCAggatttgttcaatattaggaaaacttagcataattaattatatcgataacaaacctatcagaaatcatatgaccatatcaattgattctgaaaaagcttttgacaaaattcagcacccattctactaaaaacactacagagtgtaagaataaatagtttgttccttagaatactaggcagtatctatctgaaatcatcagcaagtattatatgcaacATGGATAGACTTGAGGCATTTACAATAAactcaagggtgaaacaaggatgcccattatcaccactactattcaacattctattagaaatgttagcctcagcaataagagaagaaaaagaaattgagggatttagaattgggaaggaagagagaaaactctcactcctgcagatggcat
This region includes:
- the LOC141509795 gene encoding olfactory receptor 2AJ1-like is translated as MWMEKNQTFGRDFILLGLLDPNHYGILFLTLIFIMFMVAIKGNTVLILLIHTDMRLHTPMYFFLSHLSLMDILNISNIIPRMISNFLYGRKSITFAGCGFQIFLYIVVMSAECLILAVMSYDRYVAICHPLRYPILMSHRISVILAAGCWLGATINSTIHTIYVLQLPFCGTRAIDHFFCEVPALLKLSCVDTSQYEGGVSVAAVFFLLIPFSSILASYGHILRTVLHIKSMEAQRKAFSTCSSHLVVVVIYYGSFAFTYMRPKSYHTPGQDKVLAISYTILTPMLNPLIYSLRNKDVLCALKKVLEKSHIHRNENSFKIRLNAHG